A single region of the Cronobacter condimenti 1330 genome encodes:
- a CDS encoding zinc ribbon domain-containing protein — MELHCPNCQNALEQSERGAHCSTCHQDYAVEARCPDCHQPLEVLKACGAVDYFCRNGHGLISKKRVEFTLQPH, encoded by the coding sequence GTGGAATTACATTGCCCAAACTGCCAGAACGCGCTTGAGCAAAGCGAGCGCGGTGCGCACTGTTCTACCTGCCATCAGGACTATGCCGTCGAAGCACGCTGCCCGGATTGCCATCAGCCGCTGGAAGTGCTGAAAGCCTGCGGCGCGGTGGATTATTTCTGCCGCAATGGTCACGGTTTGATATCCAAAAAACGCGTTGAGTTTACGCTACAACCGCACTAA
- a CDS encoding protealysin inhibitor emfourin encodes MDLPDLTDDAVVELAREGGVAYMPRLAGQRRIAVAELNAEQRQRLIDILHQALPKASPPGQSDSPGRGDQRYFRIQILWTQHNQAGYADIVLLVPENSAPEGLRELWKRGEGCICD; translated from the coding sequence ATGGACTTGCCGGATCTGACGGATGATGCCGTCGTAGAGCTGGCGCGTGAAGGCGGCGTGGCGTATATGCCACGCCTTGCCGGGCAGCGACGCATCGCTGTTGCTGAGCTTAACGCCGAGCAGCGCCAGCGGCTTATCGATATCCTGCATCAGGCGCTGCCGAAGGCGTCCCCGCCAGGGCAGTCTGATTCTCCGGGTCGCGGCGATCAGCGTTATTTTCGCATCCAGATCCTCTGGACGCAGCATAATCAGGCAGGCTATGCCGACATCGTATTGTTAGTGCCGGAAAATTCCGCGCCGGAAGGGCTGCGTGAGCTGTGGAAGCGCGGCGAAGGGTGTATCTGCGATTAG